A single window of Ischnura elegans chromosome 8, ioIscEleg1.1, whole genome shotgun sequence DNA harbors:
- the LOC124164463 gene encoding uncharacterized protein LOC124164463 yields the protein MHHYLCMCSQGHDKNDHDYGNNWSGSTKAMEPYTAAKLISCNEYFLTAGVRANEYFNQTVAIRPENRHYGSSAALNIRVAAAACQKNLGPKHVIGINGKLDISPGSLTKSYSSRMEEKIKAKVRRQVTVPVKRRRLFLKSLQKQKISSHESREGICYQYAMEADLGCALLEETTRELPPPLTEVTFVIVDIETTGFAYTASIEHLACKSGQHGFNYNMMPSKTFHPIAAEKTGQRRQGEGLLMENFSYTTRELKQPLQGLLKLDLNDDLLKSVYGITDSLKLISQGSCRKLEELASVYLQGEEWQRIKSGTHDELNNRKLQAVRKAQKVATLQTLGRVISSSMISKMATAGIDLEKLVEIFSISRTEGIRLLLVQPTEYVL from the exons ATGCACCACTACCTGTGCATGTGTAGTCAGGGGCATGACAAGAACGATCATGACTACGGAAATAATTGGAGTGGCAGCACAAAAGCTATGGAGCCATATACTGCAGCAAAATTAATATCctgcaatgaatattttttgactGCTGGTGTTCGA GCAAATGAGTATTTCAACCAAACGGTAGCAATAAGGCCTGAGAACCGCCACTATGGTTCATCTGCTGCCTTGAATATAAGAGTGGCTGCTGCTGCCTGCCAGAAGAATTTAGGCCCCAAACATGTTATTGGTATAAACGGGAAGCTGGACATCTCCCCTGGTAGTCTCACCAAGTCCTATTCCAgcagaatggaagaaaaaataaaggccaaagtAAGGAGGCAAGTAACAGTCCCTGTGAAGCGACGTAGGTTGTTTCTGAAATCATTGCAGAAGCAAAAGATATCATCACATGAAAGTAGAGAGGGAATATGTTACCAATATGCCATGGAAGCTGATCTTGGCTGTGCTTTATTAGAGGAGACAACAAGAGAATTGCCACCACCTCTAACTGAGGTGACATTTGTAATTGTGGACATTGAGACCACCGGGTTTGCCTACACTGCATCTATTGAGCACCTTGCATGTAAAAGTGGACAACATGGATTTAATTATAACATGATGCCCAGCAAAACATTCCATCCAATTGCAGCAGAGAAGACGGGACAGAGAAGACAGGGTGAAGGGTTGTTAATGGAGAACTTTTCCTATACAACCAGAGAGTTGAAACAACCCCTCCAAGGGTTGTTG AAGTTGGACCTCAACGACGATCTTTTGAAAAGTGTGTATGGGATTACTGACTCATTGAAGCTCATTAGCCAGGGTAGTTGCAGAAAACTCGAAGAGCTTGCATCGGTATACCTGCAAGGAGAGGAATGGCAACGAATAAAGAGTGGAACCCATGAC GAACTGAATAACAGGAAATTGCAAGCCGTAAGGAAGGCGCAGAAGGTGGCTACATTACAAACCCTTGGGAGAGTTATTTCAAGCTCAATGATTTCCAAAATGGCCACAGCTGGTATTGATTTGGAGAAGCTGGTGGAGATTTTCAGTATATCTCGTACTGAGGGAATCAGATTACTCCTAG TTCAGCCCACGGAGTATGTTTTGTGA